One genomic window of uncultured Fusobacterium sp. includes the following:
- the gltS gene encoding sodium/glutamate symporter: MVLNLTTIQTMALAVIVLYLGKTINNTFKFLKENCIPDAVTGGTLFSILTLIGHETGILSFVFEDNLRDVFMIAFFTTVGFSASIKLLKKAGLPVLMFLIAAVALAILQNVFGVAMAKFLHINLLIGLATGSLATTGGPGTAGAFGPIIEAVGAGQAEGATMVAMATATYALIAGSIIAGPICKRLINKYNLLNKKNENDLFESTGAKVEMLNAKRILPSGFQVVIAMGIGSLISNFLSSLGMVLPPYIGAMFAASIMRNLSDYTGKFEIDLDIISIIGSFTLAMFLSMTLMSFRLWELKELALPLILMLLGQTVLMGVFAYFVTFNLTGRDYDAAVMTGGHCGCGFGTTPKALANMEALTEKYLPSPKAFFVIPIVGGLFIDFFNAAIITFFINLVK; the protein is encoded by the coding sequence ATGGTATTAAATCTTACAACTATCCAAACAATGGCATTGGCAGTTATAGTTCTTTATTTAGGGAAGACTATAAATAATACTTTTAAATTTTTAAAAGAAAACTGCATACCAGATGCTGTTACTGGTGGAACTCTATTTTCAATTTTAACTCTTATAGGGCATGAAACTGGAATACTCTCTTTTGTTTTTGAGGATAATTTGAGAGATGTATTTATGATTGCTTTCTTTACCACTGTTGGTTTTTCAGCAAGTATTAAATTATTAAAAAAAGCTGGATTACCTGTTCTTATGTTTTTAATTGCTGCTGTTGCACTAGCTATTTTACAAAATGTATTTGGTGTTGCTATGGCTAAATTCTTACATATTAACTTATTAATAGGACTTGCTACTGGTTCTCTTGCAACAACTGGTGGACCTGGAACTGCTGGAGCTTTTGGACCTATCATAGAAGCTGTTGGTGCTGGACAAGCTGAGGGAGCTACAATGGTTGCTATGGCTACTGCTACATATGCTCTTATTGCTGGTAGTATTATAGCTGGACCTATCTGTAAAAGACTTATTAATAAATATAACTTATTAAACAAGAAAAATGAAAATGACTTATTTGAATCTACTGGAGCAAAGGTTGAAATGTTAAATGCTAAAAGAATTCTTCCTTCTGGATTCCAAGTTGTTATTGCTATGGGAATAGGTAGCTTGATTTCTAACTTTTTAAGTAGTTTAGGAATGGTTCTTCCTCCATATATAGGAGCTATGTTTGCTGCTTCTATTATGAGAAACCTTTCTGATTATACTGGAAAATTTGAGATAGACCTTGATATTATATCTATAATTGGAAGTTTTACTCTAGCAATGTTCCTTTCTATGACTCTTATGAGCTTTAGATTATGGGAATTAAAAGAGTTAGCTCTACCATTGATATTAATGCTTCTTGGACAAACTGTTCTTATGGGAGTATTTGCTTACTTTGTTACATTTAATCTTACTGGAAGAGATTATGATGCTGCTGTTATGACTGGTGGACACTGTGGATGTGGTTTTGGAACTACTCCTAAAGCCCTTGCTAATATGGAAGCTCTTACAGAAAAATACCTTCCATCTCCTAAGGCATTCTTTGTAATTCCTATTGTTGGTGGATTGTTTATAGATTTCTTTAATGCTGCTATTATTACATTCTTTATAAATTTAGTTAAATAA